The window TCCCCATCACTAATCTCCACAAGTAATCCAGGAGGAAAGCTTTACACAAACCCTTTCTCCTGAGAAACTGGTGTATTCCAACGAGTGAGTGACAAAATGTGATCACTCCAAATGTCTCGAATAAGCAGGCCTAAATCAAACCGAGTCGTTGTACCTTCAGTAAGAGAAACATCAAGCCTGGTTAGGTCCTGAGAACCTAAGTGAGTGATGAAAAAAGGTACTTCGTCCTCATGTTGGTCCCCTCATCaatctgtccctctctgtcctaAAGCACCTTTGAGAATGAGGTTACGAGCCTTGCGAAGGCCTGTGGGACATTAAGAAAGTTTTCTCTACACCATTTGTCAGAAGAGTCCTCTGGAGAGTGAGTTCATGCAGCCGTgtgagaggaaggagaggggagTGTGACACACTCTGTAATGCAGACAGAAACCACAGAAGCACAAAAGCAGAAGAGTAACTTCCTGTGCATGACAGCAACACAACCAGGGGTGGAGGACGATAAACATGGTAACTGTAAAGCATACCATGCATGCAGTAGGTGAATGATGAGTAAGCTAAAGTAGTACAGGAGTAAAAGAAAGCAATAAGTGCCAAAGCTTAAGGAAACATGCTATCAAAGCAGGTGCAGATGTAAAATGAACTCGCAAGCAAATCAAACTTTCTCTAACTTTTCCATGACTCCACTTTCACTACACTGGAGCCATTTGTACTGCTCCACGACCCTAGAGTTACACTAGTCTCGGTCCTTTCATTCCACAAGAGGCCAGATTGATATGGCAGTCAGGTGAAGCCCTAATTGACAAGGTAAAGAGGATTGTCCTACAGCGCCCCCTTGTGTTTGAAGCCAATTATTGAATGTGTAGTTGCTGCATTCGCGATCTCATCGGAAATTGCGCCATGATCTCCGACGTTGGAGCACAGAGCTCAATTCAAGACGCTTGAAAATTAGTTAAGTGGTTATTTATCGATCCTGTAGCAAAAAAGGTTAGAATTACACCGATGCTAGCTTTTACCGTCGGGTTTTCCATAACGAAGCTTTTAATAGGCTCACGCACACAAATTAGTTTCCCGAGTGGCAGTGATTATACCATGGATGTAAAACATTGATTCAAGGGTATGCGAATAATCAAAGGTTTCCCGATAAAGCTGTGTGGGCGAGAAGTCCTTATTAGCGACTTCAGTTTTCTGCAACTTTTGTCGACGAAGAAATTTACGTGGAGCACGCGAAGGCAGCAGAGGTAGTAGTTATTTTGCATTCCAAAATGACGGACCCGACTACGTCGCCAGAGGACCACTGGAAAGTAAGTAACTGATGTTAGTAAACCTCAACTTTTCTGCTAAATTGATCGGCACGTCTGCCATGTGACATCATTGATAAGTGGCAGACAGCGTTTTGTCTAAAATTTGAAATTGTTCTAACGCTATGGGGAAGTAGGGCTTTGTTAGCTCgacagctaacgttagctaggTGACGTTTGCTAACGCTAGTAAAGTAAACAAAACGTCCCGACCGGACAATTCGTATTTCTCTTTTAGAATTCATTTTTAGTTAACATAAATCTGCACCCATTTAAAATAGCACTGTTTTtatatctctctctttttgtttaatttgtttcaaCGTGAAAATGAAGTGCAGATTCACTGAAGCTGCCAGAATGGTGCAGTAAGTGGACCATTTACTGCTTTGCTATTTGCAGCCCCACCACATATAAATGTACCTGCGGGAAACGCTGATCTAGCATAGCAGATTGGCTTTTTGTCACCAGGAAATTACTTGGTCCACTTTTCCTTTGGCAGAGGTACTTTCCTCTGGGCGGCGTATAACTTAATCATTGTCTATGCGTCGCATCTGATAATAATTTCAACTGCCAGCGTGGAAAACTACTGATTCTCCACTCAGTTGTAGTCGGTAAATAAACGTACTTTTAAAATTATGTCTTAATTTTTCCTTATGTTAGGGCAACCTTTTCTATTGTTAGGTCTACTCAGGGAATACTATGTTAATGTGATTCTGCTGTAGGTAGAGAGAAGGTGAAACCTTTGGTTAGAATAATCACTGTCCCACACTGGAAACTTCCAGCAGGCTTTAGTGTTGAAATTGAACGCGTTTAAGTGTTTTGTGCGCTGGGATCACCGGAAGAAAATTGACCGAGCTTTGAGAACCACAAATTAAAGAACCATTGTCGTGGTGCCCCAGATCTAAAGTGGATCTGTGATTGAAGAAGTAAATTGGTGCAGGTCTTTACCCTCCTGCATATTGGAATTGGACAAATCAGGGCAATGCTCAGTGGGGGGTTAAGACCGTCTATCAGGCAGGCCAGCTATTGGTcttttgtcagtgtattttgGGCAGGACAATTTTCCCCTTGTTATTCCAGCCTCTAAGCCTTTATTTTCTCcgttttccattttgtgttgtCTGGTGATGGCTCAGCAGACAGACGGTGCTTTCAGTGACAGTGGCTTTGACCCTTGTGAGTATTCAAGTTTGTTCATATCCCgttgtttttcatgtcatttgatgttttcagtctATGTGATGGTGACcttgtgtttctgctctctAAGATTAGCACGTCAATCTATTTCTGGTCTTGCAGTGAAAGATATTTGATGTCAGCTCTCTTGCTCTCTAGGTTTCTTTACCGAAACTGCTAGAAAGGGTACAGTTGTGTCCAGGGCCAACAGCATCGGCTCAACAAGTGCCTCTTCGGTACCAAATACAGGTATTGTATTTGTAACAGAGGGGAGCTGACATTGCTGGTGGTTTTAAGGGACAAATTGTGATGTGGGATAGATtgtgatgtgaatgtttgtttcGCTGACTGTGCCTTGCTTTAACTGACATATTCCCCCGTCATTCACATACTTGTACTCTAAATTCtgtgaaatattgaaatattgcatttcaaataataataGGATTTATTTATGTCTCACTTCTTTCATATTAAAAGCTCAGTGTTAAACTGAGACAGAGGctgctttcttttattttgcttcttgCTTTTGTTAAAAGGAAAAACCTGAGTGCTGCTCAGATCACATGTTGTATTTCTTAACAGGATATAATAGGACAGTAATTATTAGAGTGCTTTTTAAACCAGTCAGAGGAGTCTAtcctgtttgatttttgtttaataaaatgcAGTGGATGCAGAGCTGTGATCAGCCTGATTCGTTTTTGTTCAGACTCTGTCAGCAGGGTTTTTCTTGAGTTTGCTCTGCTGAATAATGTCTTGTGTAGGCCAGTTTAAAGCTGTCAGCGATAGGGTTTGGTTGAAGCATGAATCAGTTTCTCTGGATCCTGCTGAGATGAAAAATGTACAGCATAGGCTAATTTCTGTGATTGGGGAGgtggacacagacacaagacTCATGTCggagtttgacattttgaatctATAAACTAAATAATCTAATAGACCAGCCTTGTAAACTAAAATGTGCCAAATGCTCATTATGTTTCCTAGAAGTTTAATAACAAAATAGTGCATTATGTATTTGTCAGCATTCCTGCTGCTCACAGTCATGGTTCAGAGGACTGTTTCTTAATCCGAGTATTGATATATTTTTGAATAGATGATGAAGACAGCGACTACAGACACGAGACATCGTATAAGGATTCGTATAAAGATCGACGgagacaagcacacacgcaGGCTGAGCAGAAGCGTAGAGATGCTATCAAGGTAAGGTTATTAACGATTGCAGGTTTCTTACTTACCGAAGATAAATCGCACACCTTTTGAAAagttgtatatttttacattttcatttggaGGTTATTaatgacttctttttttcctaactGTAGAAAGGCTACGATGACCTCCAGTCCATAGTACCAACGTGCCAGCAGCAGTCTGAATTTGCAGTTGGAGCACAGAAGATCAGCAAGGCTACAGTACTGCAGAAAAGTAAGATGTGGTGTTAAAGGTCACCCAAGATACTGATGTATGTATTTGGAGTAGGAGCTCATAATGCGCCACGTGAAATATCACTGTCTCTATCGAGGCAAGTTAGTAAACAGGAGCAAGTCAGTAAAGGTCAGAGTCTTCAGTCTAACTTTCAGCACTGCCATTATTATCTAGTAGTTTTTCCATAGAGTCCTGTGGTGACTGGACGGGCAAGTCCACAGGTTTATTCACTTAGTTCACcgatagaaagaaagagataaaaatatCACAGCATGCAGACATCTGTACACTCGCCGGTTGTCCTTTACAAAGGGAAACAGAGGAAGTGGCAGCGCTATGATACATGGGAGATGGTTGTGAAGGGACCACACCTCTGGGGAAAATGGAAGCCTTAAATCTGCTTGGAAGGAAGAAATGCCTGACTTAAGCATTTGCGTGTTTCCTTTTTGCAGCAATTGACTACATCCATTTTcttcacaaagaaaagaagaagcaagaGGAGGAAGTTTCAGTGCTAAGAAAAGAAGTGATGGCACTGAAGATCATGAAAACGTGAGATTATGGTTCTCAAATTTCTTAgccaagctttttttttttttcacctactTTTTCCCCACTTGTTGGCAGACTCTGGATCGAGATGGATTTTAAACTCTCGAGTCACACTATACACAGTATAGTATCGAGACACACTATAGTATAAGGAAACAGTGAATAGTTTCCTCATCGTTTTCCTTAAGCGGACATGGCCATTGACTAAATTGTATATTTTGTAATGCCAGTAAATGGTGAATGTCTTTCCTAATAGGAACTATGAGCACATAGTGAGGGCCCACCAGAACAACCCACAGCAAGGAGAGGATCAGGTGTCGGACCAGGTTAAGTTCAACGTCTTTCAGAGCATCATGGACACCCTGTTCCAGTCCTTCAGTACTTCTGTCTCAGTGGGCAGCTTCCAAGAACTCTCCGCCTGTGTTTTCAGCTGGATTGAGGAGCACTGCAAGCCACAGGTAAGAAATATTCTCAACACATTGTGGACAGATGATCAGACGCAGTAACAGAAGTGATCAGTGCTGCCTTGTTAATGTTGACATATTCATAGTTTGTGGgcttcttcttgtttctttcctaGACGCTGAGGGAGTTTGTCGTCGGGGTGCTCCGGCAGCTCAATAGTCAGCTTTATTGATCGGGTGAAACCTCTGGACAGATATTGACTTTGGGCTTTCTCTGGCCTCTCAGGGTGGAGTAAAAACTCCAGTCAGCCTCAGTCCACACCACAGTATTCACACTCACTTCAGCTCACCAGTGACCCCGTGGCTGCGATTTCATtacctcagcacacacacacactatgggCAGAGATGGAAAGTTGATGTAGCAGTT of the Scatophagus argus isolate fScaArg1 chromosome 16, fScaArg1.pri, whole genome shotgun sequence genome contains:
- the mlx gene encoding max-like protein X isoform X2; amino-acid sequence: MTDPTTSPEDHWKTDGAFSDSGFDPCFFTETARKGTVVSRANSIGSTSASSVPNTDDEDSDYRHETSYKDSYKDRRRQAHTQAEQKRRDAIKKGYDDLQSIVPTCQQQSEFAVGAQKISKATVLQKTIDYIHFLHKEKKKQEEEVSVLRKEVMALKIMKTNYEHIVRAHQNNPQQGEDQVSDQVKFNVFQSIMDTLFQSFSTSVSVGSFQELSACVFSWIEEHCKPQTLREFVVGVLRQLNSQLY
- the mlx gene encoding max-like protein X isoform X1 — encoded protein: MTDPTTSPEDHWKQTDGAFSDSGFDPCFFTETARKGTVVSRANSIGSTSASSVPNTDDEDSDYRHETSYKDSYKDRRRQAHTQAEQKRRDAIKKGYDDLQSIVPTCQQQSEFAVGAQKISKATVLQKTIDYIHFLHKEKKKQEEEVSVLRKEVMALKIMKTNYEHIVRAHQNNPQQGEDQVSDQVKFNVFQSIMDTLFQSFSTSVSVGSFQELSACVFSWIEEHCKPQTLREFVVGVLRQLNSQLY